A window from Sphingobacterium hotanense encodes these proteins:
- a CDS encoding prolyl oligopeptidase family serine peptidase gives MKKTFPYYCICTLLFIGMLHPLLAQKKMDKKAVWAEISPYFQAPASYENQFGDYKSLLIDEEGNEIQSKSAWLKQREKIKAKWMNQMGQWPAFLEDQKLQFLDTTVREGYTEYLVAFDWLPNRETQGYLLVPHAKGKKAAVLTVFYEPETAIGRGKAERDFALQLCKQGFVTLSIGTTETTNNKTYSLYYPSIDNAQIQPLSALAYAAANAWYVLANYKEVDSKRIGIMGHSYGGKWAMFGSCLFDKFACAVWSDPGIVFDETKGSGVNYWEPWYLGYYPPPWQNAWRLTGMIDGAKGLYPKLMTSKQDLHELHALMAPRPFLVSGGSSDPIERWIPLNHTIKLNKLLGYENRVAMTNRPEHSPNAESNRQANLFFEYFLK, from the coding sequence ATGAAAAAAACGTTTCCATATTACTGTATTTGCACTTTACTATTTATTGGTATGCTGCATCCGCTGTTGGCGCAGAAAAAGATGGATAAAAAAGCTGTATGGGCAGAAATAAGTCCATATTTCCAAGCTCCTGCGTCGTATGAGAACCAATTTGGCGATTATAAATCTCTGCTCATCGATGAAGAAGGAAACGAAATTCAGAGCAAATCAGCTTGGTTAAAACAAAGAGAAAAAATTAAGGCGAAGTGGATGAATCAGATGGGGCAATGGCCTGCATTTTTAGAAGATCAGAAACTTCAGTTTTTAGATACCACCGTTCGCGAGGGCTATACCGAATATTTAGTCGCATTTGACTGGTTGCCTAATCGAGAAACACAGGGATACTTATTGGTCCCACATGCAAAAGGTAAGAAAGCAGCGGTTTTGACCGTGTTTTACGAGCCTGAAACGGCCATCGGCCGTGGTAAAGCGGAACGTGACTTTGCTTTGCAATTATGTAAGCAGGGTTTTGTAACCTTATCAATCGGCACTACCGAAACAACGAACAATAAAACTTATTCGTTATACTATCCATCGATAGATAACGCACAGATACAGCCATTGTCTGCACTGGCATATGCTGCTGCAAATGCATGGTATGTACTGGCAAATTATAAAGAAGTAGATTCCAAGAGGATTGGTATTATGGGGCACTCTTATGGTGGCAAATGGGCGATGTTTGGTTCCTGTTTGTTCGATAAGTTTGCTTGTGCGGTATGGTCGGATCCGGGGATCGTATTTGATGAAACGAAAGGTTCTGGTGTAAATTATTGGGAACCTTGGTATTTGGGGTATTATCCACCGCCTTGGCAAAATGCGTGGAGACTGACCGGAATGATTGATGGAGCAAAAGGCTTGTATCCTAAGCTGATGACATCGAAGCAAGATTTGCACGAGCTGCATGCTTTAATGGCTCCGCGACCATTCTTGGTATCTGGTGGTTCGTCGGATCCTATCGAAAGATGGATTCCATTGAATCACACGATTAAGTTGAATAAATTATTGGGTTATGAAAATAGAGTCGCGATGACCAATAGACCGGAGCATTCTCCGAATGCAGAATCTAATCGTCAAGCAAACCTATTTTTTGAATATTTCTTGAAGTAA